Part of the Natrialbaceae archaeon AArc-T1-2 genome, GACCTCGACCTCGTTTAACGTCTCCGAGCGATCCGGCGCGACCGCGAGGTTCTCGGCTGTCTCGGCCGCTCCCTCCCAGGCCTGCCGTTGCATGTCCATCGCGAGTGCGTACGGGTTTTTCATTCTTGGAGTTCCTCGAGGACGCGGTCGAGTTTCTGCTCGACTGCGTGTTGTCGTCGCTCGAGTTCGACGAGGCGGTCGCCGACCTCGACGACGTCGCGTTCGGTCGCGAACCCGAGCGTCCGAAGTGTCGACTCGGCGGTCTCGTCGGCCTGTTGTTGCGCGTCGAGGACGTCGCCGACGGTCTCGCCGGTCATCTTGGCGAAGGCGGTCGTCGACATGACCTCCTTGAACGCCTCGTTTGCGGTGTTGAGCCAGATGTCACGGAACTCTTCGACGTCGACGTCCTCGCCTTCGGCGACGTCGTTGACCCGCTCGACCATCTGGCGGGAGGCGTCCATCCAGGCCTCGTAGGCGCGGGCGTATCCCTCGACGCCGTCGGCCATCTCCTCGTCGTCGGTCGTCTCTTCGACCGTCTGCGTCCAGCTCTCGACGAACTGGGCCTGTGCTTCCATGTTCTCCTCGAGTGCCTCGAGGAGTTGCTCGTTCCACTGTTCGACGAACGCGTTCCAGTTTTGCGTCTGGGGCTGAGAGTCTGTCATTGAAAGAACGTGCGGCCGCGAATGGGGAAACGTTGTCGCTATCTCGGAACGTCGAACTCCTCGGTGGCCGACTCGAGTCGGTCAGCCGCCTGCGTGACGTTCGTCTCGACGTGCTCGTGGGCCTGGAGGAACGAATCGAACGAGGAGTCGACGGCGTCCGTGTAGCTCGCAGCGAACTCGTCGTAGGCGTTGCCGGCCTCCGTTGTCGCTTCGGCGAGCGCCTCGAGCGATTGAATCTGGGTCTCGGTGGTGGCGTCGACGCCCTCTTCGACCATCTCGCGGATCTCGGTGAAATCAGCCGCCTCCTCTGGTGTGTTCGCCTCGAGGGCGTCGAGCGAGGTGAAAACGGCACGTTTCGTCAGCTCGGCGTTTTGCTCGACGAGCGCCTCCGAGGCCGAGACGGCGTCGGCGACGGCGTCGAAGGAGGTTCGCTGTGCCTCGATCGCGTCGTGGGTCAGGGCCTGACTCTGTTCGACGGCGGTGCGCTGTGCATCGAAGACGGTGGTAACTGGGTTCTGCTGGCTCATGGTTGTGGTCACTCCTGATCGCGGTCTCGTTTGACCGGAACGACGATCGTCTGGACGATGTCGCCCTCTTCGATGTCGAGGGCTTCCCGTTCCGGTTCGGGAATACTGATCCGGCCGCCGCTTTGGACGCGGGCTTTGAACGTCGCGGTCCCCAGGCTCGTCGGGCCAAGTGTCGACAGCTCGTCGAACGGCGACTGCGTTTGCATGAACTGCTGCCAGAGCTCCTGTTGGGACTCGGCGACGTTCTCGCCTGCCTCCTGTATCTCCTCGAGTTGCTTTTTCATCATCGCCGGCGGAAACCAGGGTGGCTGACCGGAATCGTCCGTCATCACTCGAGCAGTCGTGCGGCGTCGTAATAAGCGTTTCCATAGAAACCCATTCTATGGTATCAGATGGGGCGGCTTTTCGGATCGGTCGATACCGACGCTCGTACCGAGGAGGGCCGTCTCGACGTTACTGACGATCGTTACCGGTCGAAATAGTTCATTACCAACCGAAAACAGACGTTATCGGCCGGAAAACCGACGGCCAACGACACGGTCGGTGTCTCATCGTCACGGTTTTACACCGGTTGTCCCACACTGGCGAATCGGTCTCGTCGGCCGTGACCAAAGGAGTCATAACTCCGCAACCGTTCCTTGCGATTGTATGTCACAGCAGAACGTTGGGGGGGACAATATTTCAACTCTAACGAACGTGTGGACGACGATGGCAAGCAGCTTCCTCCAGGGAGCGACCGCCGCAAACCGCGCCGCCGTCTCCGCACTCGTTCCCCCAGCCGCCAGCAAGAACGGTTCCGACTCCGCCCCGAAAGCCGTCACCGCCCCGATCTCCTCGCTCGAGTACTCCGATCTCGACTGGGAGTTCGAACGAACCGTCGACGACCCCGACCAGATCGACGTCGGCGACACCGTCACCTTCGGCAAGACGCTTACTGACGAGGACGTCGCCGCGTTCGCGCGAGCGAGCGGCGACACGAACCGACTCCACCTCGACGAGGAGTTCGGTGCCGACAGTCGCTTCGGCGAACGGATCGTCCACGGCACCCTGGCGTCCGGACTCATCAGCGCCGCCCTCGCTCGCCTGCCGGGGCTGACCGTCTATCTCTCCCAGGACCTCGAGTTCCGTGCACCGGTCGGCGTCGGCGACCGCGTCTCCGCCCGGGTCGAAGTCGTCGAAGACCTCGGAAACGGCCAGTATCGCCTCGAGACGATCGTCCACGACGAGGACAGCGACGAGACGGTCATCGGCGGCGAAGCCGTCGTGTTGATCGACGACCTCCCCGAAGAGTAGTCGCCCGCGACTCCACACTCTGCGTTTCTCGCCGTCGGCACCGACCGACGAGCGCCGCCTCTCACGCCATTTATAAGTTACTCGGCACGAATCGAACCACCATGACGCGTTTCGGGACCGCCGGAATTCGCGGCCCTGTCGAAAGCGAGGTGACGCCCGAGCTCGCGGTCGCCGTCGGCCGGGCCGCAGGCGAGCCGGGCGAGACGGTCGTCGTCGGCCGCGACGGCCGCGAAACCGGTCCCGCCCTGGCGGCAGCGCTCGAGGCCGGCCTCGCAAGCGCCGGGGCCGACGTCCGTCGTCTCGGCGTCGTGCCGACACCCGCGCTCGCGTTCGCCTCGCGGGGGCGACGTGGCGTGATGGTAACCGCGAGTCACAACCCGCCCGCCGACAACGGGCTCAAACTCTTCGTCGACGGGGTCGAGTACGACCGCGACGCCGAGGCGACGATCGACGCCCGAATCGAAGACGAGCCCGGTCCGGCTCCGTGGGACGAGTGGGGCAGCTCCGAGCGGGTCGACGTTCTCGAACCGTACCGCGAGGCCGTCACGGCGTACGTTCGCGATCGGTTCGGCGACGAACCGCTCGCGAGGCTGTCGGTCGTCGTCGACTGCGGGGCGGGCGTCGGCGGGCTCGCGACGCCACAGGTCCTCGATCGACTCGGCGCGGACGTCGTCGCGTTGAACGCCGCCGTCGACGGACACTTCCCGGCCAGAGAGAGCAAACCGACCCCGGAGACGCTGTCGGACCTCTCGGCGTTTCTCGCCGAGGGCTCGTTCGATCTCGGGCTGGCACACGACGGCGACGCCGACCGACTCGTCGTCCTCGACGGGAACGGCGACGTCGTCCACGAGGACACCGTCCTCGCGGTCGTCGCCGCCGACTACGTCCGCCGCTCCGAGGCGGCCGATCCCGTCGTCGTCACCACGCCCAACGCCTCGGCCCGGATCGACGAGCAGGTCCGGGCGGCGGGCGGACGCACCGA contains:
- a CDS encoding poly(R)-hydroxyalkanoic acid synthase subunit PhaE codes for the protein MTDSQPQTQNWNAFVEQWNEQLLEALEENMEAQAQFVESWTQTVEETTDDEEMADGVEGYARAYEAWMDASRQMVERVNDVAEGEDVDVEEFRDIWLNTANEAFKEVMSTTAFAKMTGETVGDVLDAQQQADETAESTLRTLGFATERDVVEVGDRLVELERRQHAVEQKLDRVLEELQE
- a CDS encoding AbrB/MazE/SpoVT family DNA-binding domain-containing protein, producing MTDDSGQPPWFPPAMMKKQLEEIQEAGENVAESQQELWQQFMQTQSPFDELSTLGPTSLGTATFKARVQSGGRISIPEPEREALDIEEGDIVQTIVVPVKRDRDQE
- a CDS encoding MaoC family dehydratase, producing MSQQNVGGDNISTLTNVWTTMASSFLQGATAANRAAVSALVPPAASKNGSDSAPKAVTAPISSLEYSDLDWEFERTVDDPDQIDVGDTVTFGKTLTDEDVAAFARASGDTNRLHLDEEFGADSRFGERIVHGTLASGLISAALARLPGLTVYLSQDLEFRAPVGVGDRVSARVEVVEDLGNGQYRLETIVHDEDSDETVIGGEAVVLIDDLPEE
- a CDS encoding phosphomannomutase; amino-acid sequence: MTRFGTAGIRGPVESEVTPELAVAVGRAAGEPGETVVVGRDGRETGPALAAALEAGLASAGADVRRLGVVPTPALAFASRGRRGVMVTASHNPPADNGLKLFVDGVEYDRDAEATIDARIEDEPGPAPWDEWGSSERVDVLEPYREAVTAYVRDRFGDEPLARLSVVVDCGAGVGGLATPQVLDRLGADVVALNAAVDGHFPARESKPTPETLSDLSAFLAEGSFDLGLAHDGDADRLVVLDGNGDVVHEDTVLAVVAADYVRRSEAADPVVVTTPNASARIDEQVRAAGGRTERVRLGALHEGIARERREGGDGTAVVFAAEPWKHVHPAFGGWIDGVASAAVVACLVADADSVDALRAPVSERPYRKRSVDCADEAKSAVMDRLETALPEEFPDATVETAYGVRLEFDDASWTLVRPSGTEPYVRIYAESDDVAALVADVREVVERAIADAV